From a region of the Salinispira pacifica genome:
- a CDS encoding methyl-accepting chemotaxis protein: MNLTIRQRLTGILIITFVSLALIASGIIFIAQQSQRDLVFEKLSAIRDIKATQVENYFEQISRQVEAQAVNLMVIQAIEDFRREYAELRDSPSDRLLEMRRKVAEYLRTELLMRIPETVRPSDTSRLLPRNVASFILQERYLVNNPNPVGRKDDLINPGIDGYDEIHSRYHSVFRSYLEKFGFYDIFLVEPEYGTIVYSVKKEADFATDLKNGPYTSSGIGKAFQSALSGEKGVSYLIDYRPYLPSNAAPASFISTGIYQGEELTGILIFQMPVEEIEAVMTRNQSWEEEGLGATGETYIAGTDRMLRTEYRMFLERPAEFYEMLNTELDRAPLATEIASFETTILHLPMRTDAVDRALQGEKGVLLSESFRETMTLGAYAPLEIPGVQWVVIAEQDAREALAAVFDMIRLVAVIAAAVLLLLILLFAAVSRSISRPLKNTVEILREISQGRGDLTVRLDITRKDELGRMSSYFNIFVEKLHEIVSNIQSTVVQADNLSDTLLASSEESSAAVYQISRNLNSISEQVAGLDQHVQSSFQAVEDIRGIASTLSEAVNTQKAAVDSSSSATEEMVASIQSVSNSIRERRERSDELLNITRAGGEKLESTVDLITEVQQAADKITEATEIIQSISEQTNLLAMNAAIEAAHAGDAGRGFSVVADEIRKLSETTRENSVVISESIHSSVDLIHRAMESSRETGESFTGIQREVEQFTSVFAEIGASMEELNQGSTQILDTISSLTQVSTRVEDESSRLNNGAEGIHRNVSNVLEVSTSVSGSISEIDAGIKEIRDSTNELAQLGQENRSQLQKIRSQVDGFKTRRSGDEPVEPEDANREDAKLKKATREEGPAESQEGPGR; encoded by the coding sequence GCTTACAGGCATTTTGATTATCACTTTTGTATCCCTGGCGCTCATAGCGTCGGGGATTATTTTTATTGCCCAGCAGTCACAGAGAGATCTGGTTTTCGAAAAACTTTCTGCAATACGGGATATCAAAGCCACCCAGGTGGAGAACTATTTTGAACAGATCTCCCGTCAGGTAGAGGCGCAGGCCGTAAATCTCATGGTGATACAGGCAATTGAGGATTTCAGAAGGGAATATGCAGAGCTCAGGGACAGCCCCTCGGACCGGCTGCTTGAGATGCGCCGGAAAGTAGCCGAGTATCTTCGCACCGAGCTGCTCATGCGCATTCCCGAAACTGTCCGCCCCAGCGACACCAGCCGCCTGCTTCCCAGGAATGTTGCATCATTTATTCTCCAGGAACGGTATCTGGTAAATAACCCCAACCCCGTCGGCAGGAAGGATGATCTGATTAATCCGGGCATCGACGGCTATGATGAAATTCATTCCCGCTACCATTCGGTATTTCGCTCGTATCTTGAGAAGTTCGGGTTTTACGATATTTTCCTGGTTGAACCGGAGTACGGTACCATCGTCTATTCGGTGAAAAAGGAAGCGGATTTCGCCACCGACCTGAAAAACGGTCCCTATACTTCAAGCGGCATCGGCAAGGCCTTCCAGTCTGCGTTAAGCGGGGAGAAGGGGGTAAGCTATCTCATCGACTACCGTCCGTATCTGCCGTCAAACGCCGCTCCCGCATCATTCATATCCACCGGAATATACCAGGGAGAAGAGCTCACAGGGATCCTGATATTTCAAATGCCCGTGGAGGAGATTGAAGCCGTAATGACCCGGAATCAATCCTGGGAGGAGGAAGGGCTGGGAGCCACCGGAGAAACCTATATTGCGGGAACAGACCGCATGCTCCGCACCGAGTACCGCATGTTTCTTGAGCGCCCTGCTGAATTCTATGAAATGCTGAATACCGAATTGGACAGGGCTCCCCTGGCCACGGAAATTGCAAGTTTTGAAACCACCATTCTTCATCTGCCCATGCGGACCGATGCGGTGGACCGTGCGCTTCAAGGAGAAAAAGGGGTGCTGCTCAGCGAAAGTTTCCGGGAAACCATGACCCTGGGAGCCTATGCTCCCCTGGAAATTCCGGGAGTGCAATGGGTGGTCATAGCCGAACAGGATGCCCGGGAAGCTCTGGCGGCGGTGTTCGATATGATCAGGCTGGTTGCCGTAATTGCCGCAGCAGTGCTTCTGCTGCTCATTCTGCTGTTTGCTGCAGTAAGCCGGAGCATCTCGCGGCCGTTGAAGAACACCGTTGAAATACTCAGGGAAATTTCCCAGGGAAGGGGGGATCTCACGGTTCGCCTGGATATCACCAGAAAAGATGAGCTTGGTCGGATGAGCAGCTATTTCAACATTTTTGTGGAGAAACTCCATGAGATTGTCAGCAATATTCAATCCACGGTGGTTCAGGCGGATAACCTTTCCGACACTCTTCTGGCCAGCTCCGAGGAAAGCTCTGCTGCGGTGTATCAGATATCCCGGAACCTGAATTCAATATCCGAACAGGTTGCCGGTCTGGATCAACACGTACAGTCAAGCTTTCAGGCTGTGGAAGATATCAGAGGCATAGCGTCAACCCTCAGTGAAGCGGTGAATACCCAAAAGGCGGCGGTTGACTCATCTTCTTCGGCAACCGAAGAGATGGTGGCCTCCATCCAGTCGGTGAGCAACAGCATCCGGGAGCGCCGGGAGCGAAGCGACGAACTTCTGAATATCACCAGGGCCGGGGGCGAAAAACTTGAATCCACGGTGGATCTCATTACCGAGGTACAGCAGGCAGCGGACAAGATTACCGAGGCCACAGAGATAATCCAGTCCATATCGGAACAGACCAACCTTCTGGCCATGAATGCCGCCATCGAAGCCGCCCACGCCGGGGATGCAGGGAGAGGATTCAGCGTAGTCGCCGACGAAATCCGGAAGCTTTCGGAAACCACCCGGGAAAATTCCGTGGTGATCAGCGAGAGCATTCACAGCTCCGTGGATCTGATCCACCGTGCCATGGAATCTTCACGGGAGACCGGCGAGAGTTTTACCGGCATCCAGCGGGAGGTTGAACAGTTCACCTCGGTGTTTGCGGAAATCGGAGCCAGCATGGAAGAGCTGAACCAGGGCAGTACCCAGATCCTGGACACCATCAGTTCGCTTACCCAGGTTTCCACCCGGGTTGAAGATGAAAGCAGCCGCCTGAACAATGGTGCGGAAGGAATACACCGGAATGTAAGCAATGTTCTTGAGGTTTCCACCTCGGTGTCGGGAAGCATCAGCGAAATCGATGCAGGCATCAAGGAAATCCGGGACTCCACCAACGAGCTGGCCCAGCTGGGGCAGGAAAACCGCAGCCAGCTGCAGAAGATCCGCAGTCAGGTTGACGGATTCAAGACCCGC